The following is a genomic window from Collimonas fungivorans Ter331.
CGGGTCCACGCGAGCCCGGCGCCAAGATGGTGGTGACCGCGGTTGGGCAGTTCGACACCATAGGCGGCGGCCACCTGGAATTGCAGGCGGTCAGGATCGCCCGCGAAATGCTGGACGAAGGCCTGTCGCTGAGCCGCGAGCGCCGCTTGCAGCGGTTTTCTTTAGGACCGTCGCTGGGCCAATGCTGCGGCGGCGTCGTCCATCTGGCGTTTGAACGGGTAACGCCCGCCTCGGCCGATTATTTCAGTTTCCTGCAACGCCGCTTGCGCGAAGCAGAAGACAGCTGGCGCCTGGTGGCCCTGGACGATGCCGCGCCGCCGGCCTTGTGCGACGGCGACGGCGAACGCCTGCACGGGCCGGGACGCTTGCCAACCCTGCCGTCCTTGTCGACGCCTTCGGTCAATGCTCTCGGCGCCTGCCTGGTCTTGCGCGACGATAACGGCAAGCGCTGGCTGCTCGATGCCTGCCTGGCGCCTCGCCCGCAATTGTTCCTGTTCGGCGCCGGCCATGTTGGCGCGGCCATCGTCAAGGCGCTTGGCGACTTGCCGTGCCGGGTAGTGTGGATCGACGAGCGCGAAGAAATGTTTCCCGACGAGTTGCCGGCCAACGTCCGGGTGGAAGCAACCGATACGCCGGAAGCCGTGGTGGACAGCGCCCCGGCCGGCTCCAGCTTCCTGGTCATGACGCATAATCACGCGCTCGACCAGCGGTTGTCGGCGCAGATCCTGCAGCGCGACGACGTAGCCTGGTTCGGCCTGATCGGTTCGAAAAGCAAACGCATGCAGTTCGAGCATCGCTTGCACGAGCGCGGCATCTCTCTGGAGCGGCTGGCCGACATGGTCTGCCCGATCGGCATTGCGGGCATCGTCGGCAAGGAGCCGGCGGTCATCGCCGCCTCGGTCACCGCGCAGCTGCTGCAGGTCTGGGAACAGATCGCCAGGCAGCAGCAGACAGCGGCGCCGCATCTGCGGCCGCAGCTGCTCAGCACAATCTAATTTGCATCAGTCATTCATTGCAGCGCTTGCACGCGCTTTCATTCAAGGATAGTTTCATGGCAGCCATCAGTTTCAGTAACCTCGACCAGTCCGCATTGCAGGCATACCGCGCCAGCGTTCTCCATTTCCACGCTGACCCGGCGCATCATGCCGACGCTTATGCATGGCACGAAGACGGTTTGCTGCTGGTCGCCGACGGCAAGGTAGTGGCGGCCGGCGATTATCAGAAGTTGTCGGTGCAATTACGCGCCGAGCTGAAAAGCGAACTGAAGATCCAGGACTACCGCGGCAAGATCATCATGCCCGGTTTCATCGATACCCATCTGCACTATCCGCAAACCGACATGATCGCCTCGCCGGCGCCAGGGCTGTTGCCATGGCTGGAAAAATATACTTTTCCGACCGAACGCAAGTTCGGCAATCCGGCCCACGCCAAGGATGTCGCCACCTTCTTCATCGACGAGCTGCTGCGTTGCGGCACCACTACGGCGATGGTGTATTGCACTGTCAATCCAGTCTCGGTGGACGCTTTCTTCAGCGCCAGCGAAGCGCGCAACCTGCGCATGGTGACCGGCAAGGTGCTGATGGACAGGAATTGCCCTGAGTTCTTGCAAGACACGGCCGAAGGCGGCATCCGCGACAGCGAAGAACTGCTGAAGAAATGGCACAAGCGCGGCCGCCAGCTGTATGCGATCACACCGCGTTTTGCACCGACCTCCAGCAACGCCCAGCTGCAGCTCGCCGGCGAACTGGCGCAAGCTTATCCGGATGCCTACCTGCAAACCCACGCGGCGGAAAATATCGATGAGGTGGCCTGGGTCAAATCGCTGTTCCCGGAATCGCGCAGCTACATGGATGTCTACGACAAGTACGGCATGCTGCGGCCGCGCTCCATGTACGGCCATTGCGTCTGGCTCGACAACCACGATCGCCAGCGCATGGCCGAGACGCAATCGGCCATCGCGATTTGCCCGACATCGAACCTGTTCCTCGGCAGCGGCCTGTTCGATTTCAAAGGCGCCGACGCGGCGGCAGTGCCCTTGTCGCTGGCGACCGACGTCGGCGGCGGCACCAGTTTCTCCATGCTGCAAACCATGAACGAAGCCTACAAGGTCGCGCGCATGGCGACCACCTACCTGCCGGCGATGCGGATGTTCTACCTGGCGACATTGGGCGGCGCGCGCAGCATGCAGCTGGAAGGCACGATCGGCAATTTCGTCGCCGGCGCCGAAGCTGATTTCATCGTGCTCGATCCGCAAGCCACGCCGCTGCTGGCGCGCCGCAGCGAACGCACCGAGAGCCTGGAAGAACTGTTGTTTGCCTTGGCCTTGCTGGGCGATGACCGGGCAATTGCGGCTACTTATGCGGCCGGCAAGCTGGTGCATAGCCGGGCCTAATTTCTAGAGAGGGTACATTGTGCCCACTCTATAGCTGACAAACGGCGAGTCTAGCGCCGTTGCTCCATTTTCAGTTTGCGGCGCAAACGGATATTGTCCGCAACGAGAATGAGTAGCCCTACAGCCGAAATTAGGCCAGCGCCGCCACCGCCAAGGTAATGCCAGATGACCCAGGCGATAATCGCGAAAGCAGCCGCAGCCGCGAGTAGTTGAAAACCGTCTTTCATGTGTAGATCGTCTGGAATCGATAGGTTTTTCTTGCCGCCGTTTTGTGGTCGCAAATGCCCGGCCAGCGGCGCAGACTTTGAATCAGCCATGGGCGATTGAGATTGTAGCGATTGGCTGTATGAAGTATATCAGCCATCGATGTGCCGCTCGCCAGAGATCTCCCGGTTGCCACAGCAATGCTGCCAATGACGGCGCCTACATAGAAGGACGCGGAACATGCGGCGATAATGCCCAAGCCTTCCAGTCGCGTTCCAGCGCCAATCAATTCCCCGATGGTGACGGCTTTTCCAAATTTATCAATCTGGCTCAGGATGATGCTGGCATTGGCAACAGCCATCTGTACAGAGCCGAACAAGGACCTTGGTGCGGGAAGGCCGAGACCTTCCATATTTTCCTTGAAGTAATCATAAAAATCAGACATTCGACCAAACTCCTAAAATTGCATTTATTGCAACTCAAAGAGTACCCTTCAACAAAATCAATGTCTATTATCTGAGTTCAGAAAAAGATAAGGATAGGATTAAAACTAGGGCCGCAACACGTACTTGTTTTCGCTGACACACTCATAGCGCTGCAAGACATTGCCGCTGTCGTCGACGCTCTCCAGGTACACATCGAACTGCCACAGGCGCGCCATGTGCCGCAGGATTTCATCGGTGCCGTCTGCCAGCGGCCGGCTGTCGCTGCGGAAATGGCGCAGGGTCAGGCTGCGGTCGCCGCGGGTATTGACCGACCACACCTGGATGTTCGGTTCGCGGTGGTTGATGTCATATTGCCGCGACAAGGCCTGCCGCACGTACTGGTAGCCGGCATCGTTATGGATCGCGGAGACTTCCAGTTCGCTGCGGTTCTCGTCGTCCAGCACCGCGAACAGGCGCATGTCGCGTATCAGTTTCGGCGACAGGTACTGGGCGACAAAACTTTCATCCTTGAAATTGCGCATCGCGTAATGCAGGGTTTCCAGCCATGGCGTTCCGGCCAGCTCGGGAAACCATTGCCTATCTTCGTCGGTGGGCTTTTCGCAGATGCGGCGGATGTCGCTCATCATGCCGAAACCCAGCGCATACGGATTCATGCCGCTGTAATACGATTTGGTCACCGGCGGCTGGTACACCACGTTGCTGTGCGAGTGCAGGAACTCCATCATGAAACCGTCGGTCAGCTTGCCCTCGTCGTACAGCGTGTTGAGGATGGTGTAGTGCCAGAACGTGGCCCAGCCTTCGTTCATGACCTGGGTCTGGCGCTGCGGGTAGAAATACTGCGCGACCTTGCGCACGATGCGGATCACTTCGCGTTCCCACGATTCCAGCAGCGGCGAATTTTTCTCGGCGAAGTACAGCAGGTTTTCCTGCGTCTCGGGCGGGAAGCGCCCTTCCACCTGTTCGGCCGTTTCCGCCTTTTTCTCCGGCAAGGTGCGCCATAACTCGTTGACCTGCGACTGCATGTATTCGGCCCGCTCGCGCCGCTGCGCCTGTTCTTTCTCCAGCGACAGTTTCTGCGGCCGCTTGTAGCGGTCGACGCCGTAATGCATCAAGGCATGGCAGGAATCCAGCAGTTCCTCGACCTTGGAAAAGCCGTAGCGCTCCTCGCATTCGGCGATGTAGGCCTTGGCGTAGACCAGGTAATCGATGATGGCGTGGGCATCGGTCCACAACTGGAACAGGTA
Proteins encoded in this region:
- the xdhC gene encoding xanthine dehydrogenase accessory protein XdhC — encoded protein: MSNWLDALTTLITQPSQTTTAILVTVAQVEGSGPREPGAKMVVTAVGQFDTIGGGHLELQAVRIAREMLDEGLSLSRERRLQRFSLGPSLGQCCGGVVHLAFERVTPASADYFSFLQRRLREAEDSWRLVALDDAAPPALCDGDGERLHGPGRLPTLPSLSTPSVNALGACLVLRDDNGKRWLLDACLAPRPQLFLFGAGHVGAAIVKALGDLPCRVVWIDEREEMFPDELPANVRVEATDTPEAVVDSAPAGSSFLVMTHNHALDQRLSAQILQRDDVAWFGLIGSKSKRMQFEHRLHERGISLERLADMVCPIGIAGIVGKEPAVIAASVTAQLLQVWEQIARQQQTAAPHLRPQLLSTI
- the guaD gene encoding guanine deaminase, which produces MAAISFSNLDQSALQAYRASVLHFHADPAHHADAYAWHEDGLLLVADGKVVAAGDYQKLSVQLRAELKSELKIQDYRGKIIMPGFIDTHLHYPQTDMIASPAPGLLPWLEKYTFPTERKFGNPAHAKDVATFFIDELLRCGTTTAMVYCTVNPVSVDAFFSASEARNLRMVTGKVLMDRNCPEFLQDTAEGGIRDSEELLKKWHKRGRQLYAITPRFAPTSSNAQLQLAGELAQAYPDAYLQTHAAENIDEVAWVKSLFPESRSYMDVYDKYGMLRPRSMYGHCVWLDNHDRQRMAETQSAIAICPTSNLFLGSGLFDFKGADAAAVPLSLATDVGGGTSFSMLQTMNEAYKVARMATTYLPAMRMFYLATLGGARSMQLEGTIGNFVAGAEADFIVLDPQATPLLARRSERTESLEELLFALALLGDDRAIAATYAAGKLVHSRA
- a CDS encoding SpoVR family protein gives rise to the protein MNDRLIHQPLPCPSDWTFDLIELYNDEIARVAANYKLDIYPIQLEIITAEQMMDAYASAGMPVNYRHWSFGKHFLMTERDYKRGQMGLAYEIVINSNPCIAYLMEENTMTMQALVVAHAAYGHNSFFKGNYLFQLWTDAHAIIDYLVYAKAYIAECEERYGFSKVEELLDSCHALMHYGVDRYKRPQKLSLEKEQAQRRERAEYMQSQVNELWRTLPEKKAETAEQVEGRFPPETQENLLYFAEKNSPLLESWEREVIRIVRKVAQYFYPQRQTQVMNEGWATFWHYTILNTLYDEGKLTDGFMMEFLHSHSNVVYQPPVTKSYYSGMNPYALGFGMMSDIRRICEKPTDEDRQWFPELAGTPWLETLHYAMRNFKDESFVAQYLSPKLIRDMRLFAVLDDENRSELEVSAIHNDAGYQYVRQALSRQYDINHREPNIQVWSVNTRGDRSLTLRHFRSDSRPLADGTDEILRHMARLWQFDVYLESVDDSGNVLQRYECVSENKYVLRP